The sequence below is a genomic window from Mycobacteroides abscessus ATCC 19977.
GCTCGGCAGGGCCGGGCCCGATCGAGTGATGCACGAGGTGCTTTTCAACTGGGTCCCGGTAGGCGGATTGCACATCGATTTCGGGTTGACCCTCGATCAACTGTCGGTGTGTTTCGCACTGCTGATCACCGGGGTTGGTTCGCTGATCCATGTTTACTCGATCGGCTACATGGCACATGATCCGGACAGGCGACGGTTCTTCGGATATCTGAATCTGTTTCTCGCCGCCATGCTGCTGTTGGTACTCGCCGACAACTTCCTTGGTCTGTACCTGGGCTGGGAGGGGGTCGGTCTGGCCTCCTATCTGCTGATCGGTTTTTGGTATCAGAAACCGTCGGCTGCCGCGGCGGCCAAGAAGGCCTTCATCGTCAACAGGGTCGGTGATATGGGCTTGGCGCTGGCGATGATGCTGATGTTCTCGACGTTCGGCTCCGTCGGTTTCGCACAGGTGTTGGGGTCGGCGAGCGCGGCCGGTGAGAGCCGCAATACCGCAATCGGATTGGCGCTGTTACTGGCGGCCTGCGGTAAGTCGGCCCAGGTGCCGTTGCAGTCCTGGCTCGGCGACGCGATGGAAGGGCCCACCCCCGTCTCTGCGCTGATTCATGCGGCGACGATGGTGACCGCGGGTGTCTACCTGATCACCCGCTCCGGGCCGATTTTCGAACACGCTCCCTACGCCCAAGTGGCGGTGGTGCTGGTGGGCGCCGTCACGCTGCTGTTCGGGGCCATCATCGGCTGCGCCAAGGACGACATCAAGAAGGCGCTTGCCGCCAGCACCATGTCGCAGATCGGGTACATGGTGCTGGCGGCGGGTTTGGGCCCCGCGGGCTATGCGGTGGCCATCATGCACCTGCTCACCCACGGGTTCTTCAAGGCTGGGCTGTTCCTCGGCGCCGGTTCGGTGATGCACGGGATGAACGAGGAAACCGATATGCGTCGTTACGGCGGGTTGCGTGCCGTCATGCCGATCACCTTCGTCACCTTTGGGCTGGGATATCTTGCCATCATTGGTGTTCCGCCATTCGCCGGCTTTTACTCCAAGGACAAGATCATCGAGGTCGCTTTCGGTCACGGTGGTGCGGGCGGATTCCTGTTGGGTGCGGCGGCCCTGTCGGGCGCCGGTATCACCGCCTTCTACATGACCAGGGTCATGCTCCTGACCTTCTTCGGCAAGCGCCGTTGGCACAGGGATGTGCATCCACACGAATCGCCGTCGGTGATGACATGGCCGATGTTGGTGCTCGCAGTCGGTTCGGTGGCGGCCGGATTCTTGCTGAGCCTTGGTGGGGCACTACAGAACTGGTTGGCGCCTGTGGTTGGTATGCATCATGGCGAGCTACCCGTGCCGGGCTGGGTGATCAGTGCCATCACGGTCGCGGTGGTGCTCTGCGGAGCCGGTATTGCCTACCGGATATATCGCGCGGATGTCCCGGAGACCGCACCACAGGGCTCCACCCTCACCGTCGCCGCGCGCCGGGATCTCTACGGAGACGCCTTCAACGAGGCGGTGTTCATGCGTCCTGGCCAACGGCTGACTCGGGGCATGGTGCTGGTCGATGACCGTGCGGTCGACGGCATGGTCAACGGTGTGGCTTCAATCCTCGGTGCCGTATCGGGTTGGGTACGGCAGTTGCAGACTGGCCACGTCCGCTCGTACGCGTTGTCCATGTGCGCAGGCGCGGCCGTGGTGGTCGCGGTGTTGATGGCAGTGAGGTGGTGAGTGCGGTGGGTGCCGTGACAGCGCTATGGCTCATTCCGTTGGTTGGTGCCGCCGCGATATTGGTGCTACCGGCCCACCAGCGCACCTTGGCGAAGTACACCGCTCTGGGCACTTCGCTGCTCGTGCTGATCGTCGCCGTCGGGGTGGCAATCGCCTTCGACCCCGTCGGCCCGCAGTACCAGTTCGTCGAATCGGTGTCCTGGATACCGGCATTCGGAATGAAGTACGCGGTTGGTCTTGACGGGATCGGCCTCGCCTTGGTGCTGCTGACCACCGGGCTGCTGCCGGTGCTGCTGCTGGCGGGATGGAACGACGGGGCAGAGGCCCCGGGGTACGGCCACCGGCCGCTGGCGCAGCGCTATATGGCGCTGATGTTGATTGTGGAAGCCATGGTGCTGCTGTCCTTCTCGGCCCTGGACGTACTGCTGTTCTACATCTTTTTCGAGGCCATGCTCATCCCGATGTACTTCCTGATAGGTGGATTCGGGAGCACACATTCCGATGTCAAGCAACGCTCCCGCGCGGCGGTGAAGTTCTTGATGTACAACCTGTTCGGCGGGCTGGTGATGTTGGCGGCCGTGATCGGGCTCTATGTGGTCACGGCCCAGAGTCCGGCCGGTGAACACGGTGGCACATTCGATCTGCGTGATATCACCGAAATGGTCGCCACCGGCACGCTCGGTATCGATCCGGGTTTGGCGAAGGCGCTCTTCCTGGGGTTCATGTTCGCGTTCGCCGTGAAGGCTCCGCTCTGGCCGCTGCACACCTGGCTGCCCGACGCCGCCGTGCATGCCACACCGTCCAGCGCGGTGCTCATGATGGCGGTCGTGGACAAGGTGGGCACGTTCGCGATGCTGCGGTACTGCGTCCAGCTGTTCCCCGATGCCAGTAGATATTTCACTCCGGTGATCGTCACACTGGCGGTCATCGGCATTGTCTACGGCGCGGTCGTGGCCATCGGCCAGACCGATGTGATGCGTTTGATCGCCTATACGTCGATATCGCATTTCGGCTTCATCATCCTGGGTATCTTCGCGATGACAAGTCAGGGCCAATCGGGCTCGACGCTATACATGGTCAACCACGGCATCTCCACCGCGGCGCTGATGCTGGTCGCAGGATTTCTGGTCACCCGCAAGGGCTCTCGACTCATCGCGTCCTACGGAGGCGTGCAGAAGGTGGCGCCTGTACTCGCCGGATCATTTTTGGTGGCAGGTCTGGCCACTCTTTCGCTGCCGGGGCTAGCGCCGTTTATCAGCGAATTCCTGGTCTTGGTAGGCACTTTCACGCGCTATCCGGTCGCGGCAGCGTGCGCCGTTGTCGCCCTGGTACTGGCGGCCATCTATGTGTTGTGGATGTATCAGAGGATGATGACAGGGCCGTTGGCGCCGGGAAACGAAACCATCGGAGATCTTAAGCGCCGTGAGCTCACCGTGGTGGCGCCGCTGGTCGCGCTTCTGCTGGTATTGGGCATTTATCCCAAACCATTGCTCGACATCGTCAACCCCGCTGTCGAGCAGACCTTGCGCACCGTCAACGAGAAGGATCCGCCGCCCACCGTGGCCGATATCGCTCTCCGACACGGCGAAGGCGAGCAGCGATGACCGATATCGGAATTCTTCCTGCTCCCGCGATCGCGTACGGCGCACTCTCTCCCATGCTGATCATGTTCGGGGTGGCGGTGGTGTCGGTACTGGTGGAGGCGTTCGTTCCGCGGGGACATCGGCTCCGCACCCAATTGGCCCTGGCGACGGTCGGAATTCTCGGCGCCTTTGTGGCGGTGGTGGCGCTGAGCGGTTCACATCAGGTCGTCATGAACGGCGCGGTCGCGATCGATGGCCCGACGCTGTACTTACAGGGGCTCATCTTGGTGGCGTCCGGATTGGCTTTGGTGGTGATGGCACAACGCAGAACAGTCGCGGCGGTGCCCAGTGCCGTCGGCGCGGGGGCCGGCGGCGGGCTGGACTCCTTTGCCGCGCAGGCGTCCAGCGTGCCCGGAAGTGAACCGGAGCGGGTATTGAATCGCACCGGTATCACGCAAACGGAGATCTTCCCGCTGACGTTGTTCGCGATCGCGGGCATGATGCTGTTTCCGGCCTGTAATGACCTGCTGACGATGTTCGTCGCACTGGAGGTGTTTTCTCTTCCGCTCTACGTGATGTGTGCTCTGGCCCGGCGCCGCCGACTGCTGTCCCAGGAATCGGCGCTCAAGTACTTTCTGCTGGGGGCGTTCTCCTCGGCGTTCTTTCTTTTCGGATCGGCGTTTGTGTACGGATACGCGGGGACGGTCGAACTCGACGCCGTCGCGCGTGCCGTCGATGCCGATGCGGGGGAACGGTCCTTTCTGCTGCTCGGTGTCGCCATGTTGTCGGTGGGGCTGCTGTTCAAGGTGGGTGCGGTGCCGTTCCATTTCTGGGTCCCCGACGTGTACCAGGGGGCGCCCACACCGGTGACCGCGTTCATGGCGGCAACCACAAAGATCGCGGCATTCGGTGCGCTGCTGCGGGTGCTGTATGTCGCGCTGCCGGGAATCACCACCGATTGGCGGCCGGTGCTATGGGGGGTGGCCATTGCCACCATGTTGATCGGATCGATCGGTGCGGTGACACAAACCGATGTCAAGCGAATGCTGGCCTACTCGGCGGTGGCGCATACCGGATTTCTGCTTACCGGCGTAGCCGCCGCCAACGAGCGTGGTGTCTCCTCGACATTGTTCTATTTGGCGGCATACGGTTTCAGCACTGTAGGGGCGTTCATCATCGCCGGTCTGGTGCGTTCGGGCAACGCAGATGACGGGGCCGATGGCGATTACAAAGACGACGACGAGGTAACCGATCTGCGGCGGTGGGCCGGGGTCGGTCGGCGAGCGCCGGTGTTGGGCATTGTGTTCGCGTTGTTTCTGTTGGCGTTCGCCGGAATCCCCTTGACGAGCGGATTCGTGAGCAAGTTCGCTGTTTTCGAGGCCGCGGCAGCCGGGGGTGCCATGCCTCTGGTGGTGGTGGGCGTGATGTGCAGCGCCATCGCGGCCTACTTTTACGTCCGCGTCATCGTGGTGATGTTCTTCGCCGACCCGGTCGAGGATTCCGGGGTACTGCGCATTCCGGGTCCCGCGGTGACGGTGTCGATCGCGGTGAGCGCACTGATCACCGTGCTGCTTGGCGTGGCTCCGCAGCCGCTGCTCGATCTTGTCGAGAATCTCGCCGACTTCGTCACGTGAGCCCAGTCACCCCCCACGGGTGTTCGACACGCCGCGTCGTGTGTCCGACACGCCTTCGAGTCGCGCAGAAAACGGCGTGTCGGCGCATACCGTGGCCTGGTTGTCACCGCCTGTGGCGTGTCCATTTACCGACGAGTAACCTACGGGACCGTAGGGTAAAGGTATCGTGGGCGCGAAAGGAGGCCGATGGCAATCACGGACATCTCGGCATTCGCGCATCTCACCAGCGAGGACGTCGAGAACCTGGCCGTCGAGCTCGATGGGCTGCGACGTGAGATCGAGGAGTCGCGCGGTGCGCGCGACGCCCGGTATATCCGGCGTACCATCGCCGCGCAGCGCGCCCTTGAGTTGGGTGGCCGCGTATTGCTCGCCGCGAGCACCAAGCGCGCCGCATGGTGGGCCGGAACGGTCACATTGGCCGTCGCCAAGATCATTGAGAATATGGAGATCGGGCACAACGTCCTGCACGGTCAGTGGGACTGGATGAACGATCCCGAGATTCACTCCTCGACATGGGAGTGGGACATGGCAGGCGCCGCCAAACACTGGCGTATCACGCACAACGTCGAGCATCACAAGTACACCAACATTCTCGATCTGGATGACGACGTCGGCTACGGGCTGCTGCGCGTCACCCGCGATGAATCGTGGAAGATTCGCAACCTGTTCAACATCCCCTTCAATTTCATGCTGGCAGCCGGCTTTGAATGGGGAATTGCCTTGCAGCACCTGGAACTTCGCAAGATCTGGAAGAAGGAGACACGCGAGGCCACCAAGCAGCGACTGCGTGAGCTGGTTCGGTCGGCGGCCTCGCAGCTCTTCAAGGACTACGTGGCATTCCCGGCGATCACCGCAGCATCACCCGGAGCCACCTACCGGTCCACACTGACCGCCAATGCGACGGCCAATTTGCTGCGGAACTTCTGGTCGAATGCCGTGATCTTTTGCGGACATTTCCCTGACGGGGCCGAGAAGTTCACCGTGACGGACATGGAGAACGAGACACGGGGTCAGTGGTACCTGCGTCAGCTGCTGGGCAGCGCGAACTTCAACGCCGGACCGACGATGCGACTGATGAGTGGCAACCTGTGTCATCAGATCGAGCACCACATCTACCCGGATCTGCCGAGCAACCGGCTGCACGAGATCTCGGTGCGGGTGCGGGAGATCTGCGAGCGTTACGACCTGCCCTACACCACCGGGTCGATGTTGTTCCAGTACGCGAAGACATGGCGCACCATCGCCAAACTCTCACTGCCGGACCGGTTTTTGCACGCTACTGCGGATAACGCGCCGGAAACCCGCAGTGAGCGGATGTTCGTGGTCCTGGAACAACCTCAGGTGCCGGGGGTGGAGTCGGTTCCGCGGCGCGGACTCAAGACCGCGATCGCCATGGTTCGTGAACGCCGCCGCAACAAGGTGGCCGTCTAACCGCGGACCGGCGATGGCCAGGTTCCCAGCTAATCGGCTGTTTCGCGCTGCCCCGGGCGATCTTGCGCATTCTCCCGCGCAGACGGGCTGAACGCGATATGTAGAGAGATGTGACCACGTACGTAGCGGCCCCGGCAATGACGCAAGCGGGCCCGAGCGATGACCTGACGCTGGTGCCCGCACGAAAACCGGCTCGCTCGCTGACCGGCTTTCTGTCGATGACCGGGGGCGTGCTCGTTGCCGCCCTGACTCGCCCGCCCGCAGTGCGCGAGTTCTTTCGGCAAGCGGGCGCGATAGCCAGAGTCTCGGTGCTGCCGATGTGCATGGTGGCGATACCGTTGGCGGTACTGATCGTGCTTGTGCTCGAGGCCTTGGTGTTCGGTCCGACGGGTTTCCCCACCCATGCTGTCCTGGTGGCCGCGGCCGCAGGCGCGACAGTGGTATTCGCCGAGGCCGATTCGGCGCGGATTCAACGGGACATTGGTGCGATGCGCAGCAGAGGTATCGATATCACGCACGGGTTTGTCGTGCCGCGTGTGCTCGCCACCGCGGTTGCGGCGGTGCCGTTGGCGTTCATAGCCGTTGCGGCGGCGGGCGTCTACTTCTTCTCGGCCTTCGGTAAGCACACCCCGCTGAGCCTTTTCATCGGGAACCTGTTGCAGCTGATGAGCCCGCTGAACATTCTGATTGTGGTGATCGAGGCCGCGAGCCTTGGGCTGATCGCGGGTCTCATCGCCTGCTATCGGGGCGCCACCGCGACATAGCGGCTACCGTGCGGTCAACAGGGTCGCCAGGCGGAACGCGGGCGCCACCAAACCGGCTGCGCGTAGTCCGATCTTCTGCAGGCTGCGGCTGCGCACCAGGGGCCCCAGTCCCGTTAGCTGCGCGGCACCGTAGAGCATGTCCCAGTCGGTGTCGATGTGGGTGATCTTGAAGTCTTCGGTCAACGTATACCGGTCAATACCAATGAAATTCAGGCAGCGGCCCGTTCCCTTGAGCCTGGCCCCGGTGGTGGGTTCGATGGTCTGGCCAATCATGCGGCCGATACCCCGCCAGGGAATGGTCACCCGCCACTGATTGTCGAAGTAGTCCCAGTAGGGCAGTGACCTGTTGGAGCCGTCCTGTGGGTAGAAGGCAAAATCGGGAAAGACATCAAAGGCGGCCTGGCAGTTGTCGATGGTGAACTGACGCCCGAGCCTGTTCTCCTGAAATGTCGTGCTGTCAATGTAGCTGCAGTCCTCGGCAATGCAGTAGTCGATTTTCTTGATGTCTTGTTCGGCCCAAGCGTCAAACCATGTAGAGGCGAATTCCGTCCTGCCTTGAGCGGGGAGCCCGCGCTCGATGTCGTTCTGTTCTTGCTGCTGTACCTTCTTCCAGAACTCGGGCATGAGCGCCTGGTATTTCGCGTGTTCCGGCGAGGGACCTAACTTTTCCAATCGGCTCATCGTGTTCCTTTCGTGAATGGGTAGGTGTTGCGGGGTCTGACGTCATCGGGCGAACAGCCGTGCCGGTAGACCGCCGGCGAGCCCGGTGGATACCCGGACTCGATGCCTGGGCGTCCAACCGTCGCGGATCTGGAATGCGTAGCGCTGCAGGATGGCTCCCAAGACCAGGGTTCCCTCGATGTAGGCCATTCGGGTCCCCATGCATTTGCGTGGCCCGATGCTGAACGGCAGGAAGGTATTCCGATTGATCCTGTCGGTCAGGAATCGATCGGGATTGAATCTTTCCGGTTCGTTCCAGAACCGGGGGTCGCGCTGTAACGCGTATTGCGTGATGATGACCTGCGAGCCCCGCGGAATGAAGTAGCCGCCGACCTCGTCGTCTTCGATGGCTGTTCGGACATTGGCTGGTGCGGCCTGAAACCGCTGCGCCTCATCAAAACAGGCTCGCAGATACTTCAGGTTCTCCAGGTCGTCGTACGCCAGCGTCTTGCCGCCGAGTGCGTCGACTTCCGCGTAGGCCTTTCCCAATGCGATCGGGTTGCGGCAGAGCAGCGCGATGGTCCAGGCGAGTGCGGCTGCCGTGGTCTCGAAGCCCGCGAAGACCAGCCCAGCGGCCTCCGAGCGCCGTCTCCGTTCCCGGATTTGGGGGCAGCCATCGAATTCCAGCGCGAGCAAGGTGTCTACCAGGTCGGGCGTGCCGGTCGATGGGCAACCCGCCCGCTCCTGGACGAAGCGGTCCAGGATGCCAAATAGCTCAGCCTTGGCCTCTTCACCGCTGCGGCGCAAGGGGTTTGGTAGCCATCTGGGCAGGAAGTGCATGGCTACTCTGCTGATGACGTAGACGCCGTAGCGGCGGGCTCCGTCCACTGCGTGATCGATTTCGGCAGGCCTGAGCCGAACCTTGAACATCGATCGCATCAGTCCGTCCATCACGACAGCGCCGAGTTCGTGTTCGAGGTCTACCAGTTCGCCGCTGTGCACATGCCGCGACCAGGCATCGACTCGCTCGGTGATGCCCTCCATCATCAATGGGGTCGCTTGTGCCAGTGCGCGCTCGCCGAAGTACGGGTTGAAGGCGGAACGGACTCGTTTCCACTCCCGCCCCTCAAGCAGGGGGAGGGCGACGGGTTCTCCGGACACCAGCTCGATGGTGGCCTCGTGCTTGACGTAGCGGTCGTGGTGTCGGGTGAACACATGGTCGACGTAGTCGGGATGGTTGATCAGGGTGAGGGTGAGCGCGGGCGTTGGGCCCGTGAATAGGCGGACGATATCGCCATACCGATTCGCGATCTTGGGCAGCAGCAGATAGGGCAGGCGAGTCGGATCGCCTAAGCAGCTCAGTCCTAGGAGCGCCGCCTTATGAATCGGCAGTCGTGGTGGAAGTCGGGGTACCGGGGGCTTCGGTACTGCTGGAGCCACGGAATCGGTGTCAATGGACCGCATACGCCCGTCCTCTCCGGTTGATCACGGTTCTGGTGGCGAAGTGTAGGGCGGATCCGGCGGGCGTGCAATACTGAATCAAAAGTTATTCATTGATTCAAACCGCTGGTAGATGGTGAGGGGGCGATAGCCATGAGTCGTGTCGACATGGCATCGGCGCCCGCCGCTACTATCGGCTCCGTGGTAGAGCTCGACTCGTTGTTGCGGCAGCTAGCCACGGGAACCCTGTCGGAGACGAATGTGGCTACTTCCCGTCTATTGGATGCCGCGCGCGAGGAATTCGTCGCTCATGGCATCGCGCGTACCGCTGTCGGCGATATCGCCAGACGCGCCGGTGTGTCACGGCCGACGCTGTACCGGAAATGCGGAGACAAGGAAGACATTGTCGCGGCTGTCTTGGTAAGGGAAACAACGGAATTCTTCGTCCGCGCGCAAGCAGTGCTCGCGCCGCTGTCCAATGCGGAAGACCGGATGGTCGAAGCATTCGTCATGGGGATGCGCGAAGCGCGCCACCACCCGTTGGTGGCGGCGCTGAAAGAATTCGACTCCGAATCTTTTTCGCGGAATGTGTTCGATGTGAACACGGCGGGATATCAAGGTCTCTTGGCGGTCATCGCCGAACTGTTGTCCGATGACTCCTATCCTGTCCCCGCGGTGAAGCGCGCGCTGGATTTGGCGCTGCGCCTGACGTCGACGTTCTTGGTCAACCCCTCCGACCTGCTGCCGACCGACACCGACACGAACACGCGGGAGTTCGCGATCAGGTATCTGTTGCCACTTATGCGTGCGGCCCGCTAGGGCGTTGCTAGCGGTGGGGCTTCGTATCCTGTACGGGTGACCAAAGTCTTGACGGTGAATGTGGGGGAGTTGCGTGTGAACCCGGCGGGCGGTTCGGTGCCGACTGGGATCGACAAGCGACCAACGGATTTGGCGATAGCCGTCCGTGCACCGCGGGAGGGAGCGGACAGCGGACTTGCGGGTGATGCCATTGGCGATCGCAGTGTTCATGGCGGAGACGATCAAGCCGTGTACGCCTATGCCCGGGAAGACCTCGACTGGTGGCAGGGTGAATTGGGCTGCGACCTTGATAATGGACAGTTCGGCGAGAACCTCACGACCCGTGACGTCGACGTGACCGGGGCGCGGATCGGCGAGCAATGGCACATCGGCACCGAGGGGCTGGTGCTGGAGGTCTCCTCGCCGCGGATACCGTGCCGCACCTTCGCGGCTTGGCTGAACCGGCGGGGTTGGGTTAAGACCTTTACCGCCAAGGCGATTCCGGGCGCATATCTGCGGGTGATCTCTCCCGGAGTGGTGCGTCAGGGTGACTACATCACCGTGCGCGACATTCCGCGGCACGAGGTAACCATCGGGCTGGCCTTCCGGGCGTTGACCCGTGAGCCTGGGCTGTTGCCGCGGCTGCTGGAGGTGCCTGCACTGCCGACGCACATCAAGGAAACGGTGCGGCGCAGAATCGGCGCTTAACGCCGCTGAACCAGCACGGTCTGCGCGCTGGAACCGATATGCCCCTGGCGGTCGAAGATTTCCGCGGTGGTGACGCCCACTCCGTCCGGACCAACCGACATGCGGGCGCGGACACCGAACTCGTCGCCCTGTGGGATCCGGTGCACGTGCATCACGGTGTCGGTGTTCATGTAGACAAATCGCAGCGGGTTCAGCACCGCGCCGATGCCATTGGCCGAGTCGATAACGGAGGCCAGCCGCTGCCACGGCGTGGTGGGTTCGGTATCTACGATGTGGACGTGCGGCCGCATCCAGGCCACCTGCGGTTCCCCGTTTGGCACCGTAAACCACTGGAAATCAACCGATTTCGAATAATTGGAGCCCTCGAATCCGAAGGCTTGAGGCGTCGGGCCCGCCGGATATTCGGGCAGTGGCGGGAATCGATCACTGGCCTTGTCGGCCGTCACGGAGGTTGCCAATAACCAGGCGCTGGCCCGCGCGACCGCGCGGTATCCGCCGTTCGCACGTGCCTCCATCTCGGCGACTGCGAGCGCGATCCGCCGGCCCGGCCGTTCGATCCAGGCCCGCACGCGTACCGGCTCCAGTGGCACCGGGCCCAAGATATCCAGTGCGACTCTGCCGATTCGCAGGTTTTCACGCGGCTCGGGCAGCTCCTCGATGGCCTTGAGCAGCAGCGCCATCGGGGGCGAGCCGTGTTGCAGGTTAGGCCCCCAGCCGCTGGCGGTGAGTTCGGTCGACTCGAACACCTGAAATTCGCCGTCGGCATCCAGACGCCGGTAGTAACAGCCCGTCAGGTCCAAGGTCATGCGGCATCTCCCGAGATTGAGGTCGCAGTGTCTTCGATATCAGCGTCGGCGACACCGTAATCTGCAGGCCATCCCGGGTAGGGCGGCGGTGTGCCGCCGAACGCCGGACACAGCGATTGGTGGGCGCACCAATCGCACAGCCGGGACGGATTGGGCCGGAAATCGCCTGTGGTGCCGATGTTCTGAATCGCTCGCCAGATCGCCATCAACGTCTTCTCGAACTTGAGTAGCTCGGCTTCATCGGGGGCGTAGTCGAGCACCTCGCCATCAGACAGGTACAGCAGGCGGAGCCGCCGGGGAACCACGCCGCGGGTGCGGTACAGGGCGACGGCATAGAACTTCATCTGAAAAAGCGCCTTGGCTTCGAACAAGGCGCGCGGTGCGCGTCCGGTCTTGTAGTCGACGAGTCGCATCGCACCGCCGGGCGCGATGTCGATGCGGTCGATGAAACCGCGCAGCATGGTTCCGTCGGCGAGCTCGACCTCGACGCGTTCCTCGCAACTATCGGGATCGAATCGGGTCGGGTCTTCGAGCCGGTAGTAGCCCGACAACAGGTCCCGTGCCTCGTCGAAGAATCGGGGAAGGCGCTCGGCCTCGACCACCTCGGCCAGCTCGGGGTTCGATTCCACCAGGCGTTCCCAGGCAGGTTCCACCAGTCCGGCAGCGGTGGCGTACTCGCGTTCGGCGGCGGGCCGTGTGTACAGGTCCTCCAGGGCGGCGTGCACCAGGCTGCCGCGGGCCTGTGCGGCCGAGGGTGGTTCGGGGAGCCGATCGATCGCGCGGAGCCGATACAGCAGCGGGCACTGTTTGAAGTCGCTGGCACGCGAAGGAGACAGCGCGGGCCGGCGCACCGGCCGGTCTCGCGTGGTCTCACTCATAGCTGGCAGCCTAGGCAGGGACTCCGACAGGCGCCGACGCCACGCCGGGCACAAAACCAGCGAGCCTTGTTCAACACATGTCACAAGTCGTCCCCAAAGTACCCGTACTGCAAGTAA
It includes:
- a CDS encoding TetR/AcrR family transcriptional regulator, with product MSRVDMASAPAATIGSVVELDSLLRQLATGTLSETNVATSRLLDAAREEFVAHGIARTAVGDIARRAGVSRPTLYRKCGDKEDIVAAVLVRETTEFFVRAQAVLAPLSNAEDRMVEAFVMGMREARHHPLVAALKEFDSESFSRNVFDVNTAGYQGLLAVIAELLSDDSYPVPAVKRALDLALRLTSTFLVNPSDLLPTDTDTNTREFAIRYLLPLMRAAR
- a CDS encoding MOSC domain-containing protein; this encodes MTKVLTVNVGELRVNPAGGSVPTGIDKRPTDLAIAVRAPREGADSGLAGDAIGDRSVHGGDDQAVYAYAREDLDWWQGELGCDLDNGQFGENLTTRDVDVTGARIGEQWHIGTEGLVLEVSSPRIPCRTFAAWLNRRGWVKTFTAKAIPGAYLRVISPGVVRQGDYITVRDIPRHEVTIGLAFRALTREPGLLPRLLEVPALPTHIKETVRRRIGA
- a CDS encoding thioesterase family protein; protein product: MTLDLTGCYYRRLDADGEFQVFESTELTASGWGPNLQHGSPPMALLLKAIEELPEPRENLRIGRVALDILGPVPLEPVRVRAWIERPGRRIALAVAEMEARANGGYRAVARASAWLLATSVTADKASDRFPPLPEYPAGPTPQAFGFEGSNYSKSVDFQWFTVPNGEPQVAWMRPHVHIVDTEPTTPWQRLASVIDSANGIGAVLNPLRFVYMNTDTVMHVHRIPQGDEFGVRARMSVGPDGVGVTTAEIFDRQGHIGSSAQTVLVQRR
- a CDS encoding RecB family exonuclease; this translates as MSETTRDRPVRRPALSPSRASDFKQCPLLYRLRAIDRLPEPPSAAQARGSLVHAALEDLYTRPAAEREYATAAGLVEPAWERLVESNPELAEVVEAERLPRFFDEARDLLSGYYRLEDPTRFDPDSCEERVEVELADGTMLRGFIDRIDIAPGGAMRLVDYKTGRAPRALFEAKALFQMKFYAVALYRTRGVVPRRLRLLYLSDGEVLDYAPDEAELLKFEKTLMAIWRAIQNIGTTGDFRPNPSRLCDWCAHQSLCPAFGGTPPPYPGWPADYGVADADIEDTATSISGDAA